A window of the Natronomonas salina genome harbors these coding sequences:
- a CDS encoding DUF7523 family protein, with translation MTVAADTREAVREHPFLQTALRAGVVNYTAAARFLDVGEQEAVAAALRRYVEDLEDYSPSERRASVSMKSGVGRADESDDALLVVGDTGFSADGGDYTAVVAEGEVDAAVLGDVLARLGTAEVEVEAAGGTEGTLVVVVGRRAGANAVRAVEDAL, from the coding sequence ATGACCGTCGCAGCCGACACGCGCGAGGCCGTCCGCGAGCACCCGTTCCTCCAGACCGCGCTCCGGGCCGGCGTCGTCAACTACACCGCCGCGGCGCGGTTCCTCGACGTCGGGGAGCAGGAGGCCGTCGCCGCCGCGCTCCGCCGGTACGTCGAAGACCTCGAGGACTATTCCCCGTCGGAGCGCCGCGCCAGCGTCTCGATGAAATCCGGAGTCGGCCGCGCCGACGAGTCCGACGACGCGCTCCTCGTCGTCGGCGACACGGGGTTCAGCGCCGACGGTGGTGACTACACCGCCGTGGTCGCCGAGGGGGAGGTCGACGCCGCCGTGCTCGGGGACGTGCTCGCCCGGCTCGGGACCGCGGAGGTCGAGGTCGAAGCGGCCGGTGGGACGGAGGGAACGCTCGTCGTCGTGGTCGGCCGCCGAGCCGGCGCGAACGCGGTGCGGGCCGTGGAAGACGCCCTGTAA
- the cysS gene encoding cysteine--tRNA ligase — translation MSLRVTNTLTGERELFEPADPDDVLLYYCGLTVSDDAHLGHARTWVHVDVIHRWLEHLGYSVRHVENITDVNEKIVARVGERTDDDVLGDDEGGVARHFIDQLLTDMRSLNLKRAEVYPRVSEHVPEIVDLVETLVEKGYAYESNGSVYFDVTEYPEYGKLSNQEIEEVEAQGPEEERAEKRHPADFALWKAGGVDADAVDEHRHDDREYDADSPAGQTWDSPWGEGRPGWHIECSAMSMTHLGETLDIHMGGRDLVFPHHENEIAQSEAATGEPFARYWLHADLFQMDEEKMSSSLGNFVPVNEAVERFGVDSLRMFFLSASYNSTQTYSEEAVEEALERWDRLENAYERVEEAVDDPDARTKVESELRDGVAETREAFTDAMNGDFNTREALAALLDLAGAANRHLDERDEYDYRALRETVEAFEEFGGEVLGFDFDGTAEGEATLAGELVELVLDVREAERDAGNYERADTLRDDLEALGVEVQDTDDGPSYRL, via the coding sequence ATGAGCCTTCGCGTGACGAACACGCTCACGGGCGAGCGCGAACTGTTCGAGCCGGCGGACCCTGACGACGTCCTGCTGTACTACTGCGGGCTGACCGTCTCGGACGACGCCCACCTCGGGCACGCCCGGACGTGGGTCCACGTCGACGTCATCCACCGCTGGCTCGAGCACCTCGGCTACTCGGTCCGGCACGTGGAGAACATCACCGACGTCAACGAGAAGATCGTCGCGCGCGTCGGCGAGCGGACGGACGACGACGTCCTGGGCGACGACGAGGGCGGCGTCGCGCGGCACTTCATCGACCAGCTGCTCACCGACATGCGGTCGCTGAACCTCAAGCGGGCGGAGGTCTACCCCCGCGTCTCCGAGCACGTCCCGGAGATCGTCGACCTCGTCGAGACGCTCGTCGAGAAGGGCTACGCCTACGAGTCGAACGGGTCGGTGTACTTCGACGTCACCGAGTACCCGGAGTACGGCAAGCTGTCGAACCAAGAGATCGAGGAGGTCGAGGCCCAGGGCCCCGAGGAGGAGCGCGCCGAGAAGCGCCACCCCGCGGACTTCGCGCTCTGGAAGGCCGGCGGCGTCGACGCTGACGCCGTCGACGAGCACCGCCACGACGACCGGGAGTACGACGCCGACAGTCCCGCCGGCCAGACCTGGGACTCACCATGGGGGGAGGGCCGCCCGGGCTGGCACATCGAGTGCTCGGCGATGTCGATGACGCACCTCGGCGAGACCCTCGACATCCACATGGGCGGTCGCGACCTCGTGTTCCCGCACCACGAGAACGAGATCGCCCAGAGCGAGGCCGCCACGGGCGAGCCGTTCGCCCGCTACTGGCTGCACGCCGACCTCTTCCAGATGGACGAGGAGAAGATGTCCTCCAGCCTCGGGAACTTCGTCCCGGTCAACGAGGCCGTCGAGCGCTTCGGCGTCGATTCGCTGCGGATGTTCTTCCTGTCGGCGTCGTACAACTCGACGCAGACCTACAGCGAGGAAGCGGTCGAGGAGGCCCTCGAGCGCTGGGATCGGCTGGAGAACGCCTACGAGCGCGTCGAGGAGGCCGTCGACGACCCGGACGCGCGCACGAAGGTGGAGTCCGAGCTGCGTGACGGCGTCGCCGAGACGCGGGAGGCGTTCACCGACGCGATGAACGGCGACTTCAACACCCGGGAGGCGCTCGCGGCGCTGCTGGACCTCGCGGGCGCGGCGAATCGCCATCTCGACGAGCGCGACGAGTACGACTACCGCGCGCTCCGGGAGACCGTCGAGGCCTTCGAGGAGTTCGGCGGCGAGGTGCTGGGCTTCGACTTCGACGGCACCGCGGAGGGGGAGGCAACGCTGGCCGGCGAACTCGTCGAACTCGTCCTCGACGTCCGGGAGGCCGAACGCGACGCCGGCAACTACGAGCGGGCCGACACGCTCCGCGACGACCTCGAGGCCCTCGGCGTCGAGGTGCAGGACACCGACGACGGGCCGAGCTACCGACTCTGA
- a CDS encoding PadR family transcriptional regulator: MSSQEGPGPSLESLVDDLNKSRAPTTGDPAARTESLVEETTSSMFGGAGPDIDDGLIKQSLPELLVVLVGLREAETHGKGIMEDLSRFFGAKLSPGTVYPTLHDLEEQGVLEMRELIQTKEYAVDDTDAASEALRDAMGQHLALGVLFHRAIQELDDSDE, translated from the coding sequence ATGAGTTCCCAGGAAGGACCTGGGCCGTCCCTCGAAAGCCTCGTCGACGACCTCAACAAGAGCCGCGCACCCACGACCGGCGACCCGGCCGCACGCACGGAGTCACTCGTCGAAGAGACGACCAGCTCCATGTTCGGCGGCGCCGGTCCGGACATCGACGACGGCCTCATCAAGCAGTCCCTCCCGGAACTGCTCGTGGTCCTCGTGGGCCTCCGCGAAGCCGAGACCCACGGGAAGGGCATCATGGAGGACCTCAGCCGGTTCTTCGGCGCCAAGCTCAGCCCGGGTACGGTGTACCCGACGTTGCACGACCTCGAAGAGCAGGGCGTCCTCGAGATGCGCGAGCTCATCCAGACGAAGGAGTACGCGGTCGACGACACGGACGCGGCCAGCGAGGCCCTCCGCGACGCGATGGGCCAGCACCTGGCACTCGGCGTCCTGTTCCACCGCGCCATCCAAGAGCTCGACGACTCCGACGAGTAA